Below is a genomic region from Alosa sapidissima isolate fAloSap1 chromosome 19, fAloSap1.pri, whole genome shotgun sequence.
ACAGGCTAACAAATGTCTTGATAGGCAGTGTCTATTCTCTTTAAAGTCAGTGGACAGATATTGGCTACCGATGAGAGAGTGACATCAgtaaacaggtgtgtgtgtgtgtgtgtgttcgtgctcTGCAAAGCCCGGGCCTGTTAATGCTGCGTTGTAAACTGCATTGAGGAAGGAAGTGGTGTGTGTTAACAGAGTGAGCTAGACGGTGCTTTGAAGAGTCTTCTCTCCTGCTTTGGTCTGTAGCATCGCTCAGCGGCTGTCTAGAGGGCTGGGCGCTCAAATGGAGCCAGACCTGTGCTTTAGCAGTTCTGATTTGcaggacaaaaacaaacaacaaaaaaacgccCTCCAAAAAAGGGGCCGCATGATTCACTGAGAGCAAAGAAACGGCTCCCGTAAAAAAAGTCTCGTTAAAAGCGGGAAAGGAAGAATGGAAACATGTTTTCCACCAGGAGATGTTGTCAGGGGATGAATACAGAGGAACAGGCAAGGGTTCATGCAGCTATGTTCATGCAGCTATGTCTCTGAATGTCAgctcacaaacaacaacaacatcaacgaCAATAATACAAATACCAGCAGTACCACACTGGAATCTCAGAATCTTTATCACCATTTTCAAACACTTTTTAGAAGTTTTCCCATCATGACCTTGTGATACAACACTACAGACCACATACTGATGTATAACGTAGACATGTCTTAGATTGTTATGATAATGTTTGGAAATGCAATTTAAATATGGTGTttgatatgtaagggataatgtattgtccgccggtaattatcagaaaataagtcccgatggggagaacagaaccccgacgcgcagcggaggggttttgcttcgacctgaaccaaaacgagaaaagaaacctaacacaatgaatctttaaaaatgattttgctaccgtttcgtgtcttccgctgacaaaataaatagttcgccacacagatagaacttgacagtttcaggtgttgcgtggcaacgtcttactaccttttcaatgaaattccattgcgcgaacggaattcttgcggagggatatgaaagacgttaatcaacccgttgccattgacagcggtgattatataggcctactttgccggtgatttatatagatttaacataggcccgaacgttgggaaggcccattcatgtgaatggaactttctgcagcactcttaAGAGCCGGGTAATAATGACCAAATCAACAGACTTGCCTCTACTTGCCTGCAATTCATTCTGTTGAACCTGGTTTACAGGCAATGCAAGTTGAATGATTGACCAAGCTTGAGATGGAAAGCACCTTACACTTGTATGACTTAATTTCCGTGCTAGATGATGTTGTCATTAAGTAGCCTATCACCCAGATGCTCCATGCTTTACACATCACTCTGAACATACTGTGCAGTTGGAttatacttttattttattttcaatgaATGTGTAACTTTGTAATTTACCAATAAATTTGGGGTAAATTGAAATTGTAAGATGTCTCAGACCCATGTTCGACCTGCACTAGTCACTATGTGTTTGGGTTGTTTTCCCAGTCTGAATACGTATGACGTTAAGATCATCAAAATATCTGTGGTTTTGCGATCTGTTTTCATTCCATCTTCTAACCTTCATCCTCTCTTATACACCCATACGCTCCTCTTGCCAGCAAACTACCCTTGACTCAGTTTCAGGACTTCTTTTCATGCTTGTGGCTGTGCTTCCCGCaacagtaaaaaaacaaaacaacaaaagcgCTGCTCCTGCTACTGTGTAGCACTTGCAGACAAAAAGGgcccacaaaaaaaacaaaaaaacaccaccCCCCAATATGATGCCTGCCCCATGCATGCTGAGCAGAGGGCTGGTGGTAGATTGTTGGACTGGCGAGTGACCCAGGCGTGAGGAGGAGCAGTGACGCCCTTTTTGATTGTCACCCCAGCGGTTttattttgcccccccccccccacacacacacacacacccctctactcctctccaTTAAGCCGCTCCTGGTGGAGCTCTGTTACCTTGGACTCCCCCTGGCTCCCACTATTCATGCAAGGAATCTCATTGTTAGGGGGGACATCATTCAGGCTGCTGTTTTAAGGCTGGACAAGGGGCTCCCCACTCCACCCGACAGTGAGACTGAGGGAGCAAGAAGGAGGGAGTTGGCTGCACTTTGAGGTGGAGAacggatgagagagagagagagagagatccagagTGGCAAAGACTTGAAAGAGAAGAAGTAAGCTTAGGTAgacaggaagtgtgagaagaccTTAAAAGGGAGAAGAAGGAACGACAGACAGGTAGAccgaaagagagtgagaagaggagtggagtCTGGTCTTTGAGGATGACTCTCGTCACACTTGCTCTGGCGGGATGCCTTCTGGCTCTTAGGATATCAGTGTTGGCTGCACAGCTGGAGCAAGAGATGGAAGGTGAGTCCACTATTGTCCTGCTGCTTGTTCTCATTCCCCTGGCCGAAGGAGCTGGTAGTGTGGTAGACGGTCATTGCTGCATGTCCTGTAGATGTTGTGGCTTCTGGAGTTCTGTTGGAAGGGCTGGTCCGTGTTCCCTGTGATTCCAAATATGCTGGATTTCTATCTAAGCAGGATCTGCTGCGCAACCAGAGGGAGAAGAAGGTGAGTGCTGATGTTCATCAATCCCTATTTTCCTGCCAGAAGAAATGAAAACAACCACAGTGGTGATGATGTTTGTCATTTGAAGGGTTTGTGAAGCCATCTTAGCACCGTTAGGGTCATTCCATTTGTGCTACCAAAGACTCAGTAGAAatgtcattgtcattttcacCTGTTTTGGAAACGTTGGAAAATGTAAATAAGATTAAGGATTTATGGGACTGAGTAGGTATCtgcaataaaaaaacaaaaacaaaggatAACTTGTCAAGGTGAAAGACATTCTAGGCATTCTCAATCAACATCAAGTTCTAGGTTCTTTAAACTTAATTTTATTATGCTGCATTTAATCTGGCTGGTTTAACAAGGCAGGATGTTTTAAAGAGTGACAGCCCTCTTTTATGCAAATATGATTTAGTTCAGTATTATTTATTAATTGCCcatattttcttagttttctaAATCAGATCATCTGTGATTTTTCTCAGAGCTGAATGTTTCGCTTTGCTTTATTACTCTACCTTAGATCTGAAAATGTTCCTACCCGTAACCTGAATTTATAGATTTGCCAATTCTAGGTGGGATTGTATGTTTTATGCAGTGAGGACAATCTCTGTGTTCTACATCCAGACTGTCGTGTTCCCCTGTGCTTATTTAGATCTGAATGAGACAGTCCTTTGCACAAACGACCAGATTGAAGTGATCATCCCCAGTGCTTTCTTCCTCAATAAAGTCCCTCCTGTTTATGTAAGTGAGAAACATCAGTACTCTAATTCACAGCAAATGTCTTAGCATGCATGAATAGCATTCCAGAGTATTAACATAATTATGCCTAATGGACTATGTTATGTCATATGACCTTTTATTTCATTAAGGTAAACACTCCCATTGTTTCTCTTGGCTCTTTTCCACAGGTTTGGGATTTACACCTGAATGATCCGGAGTGCCGAGGGGTGCAGATAGGTGACAACTATGTCTTCAGTATCAAGACAAACCTCACAGACTGTGGAACACTCACAGTAAATATTCTTCTTACAAAATAAAATGCCCATATCATATGTTAGACATTTAAAATGATTTATATGGTCACTAAAACTTGACTGCTAGACCAAGGACACATAGTGGAGTGTGGACTACTGTGAGGGGCTGGTCTCTTAACAACAAGACGTGTGTAGCATCGTATATTCCATCGGAACAACGCTTGATCGTAAAAGAGGACATTTAGAACCAACAACATGAAGACAAACTACTGTACAGGTCTTTGTATGCCTCCAGTGAAAGTCTCCCTCACACAGTAAATCAGACTGTGGTCTGAGCTAAACAGATTGCAGCAAATCCAGTTCACAGTAAAATTTCTTGAACTATTCCATGACAAAGGAGATGGGGGATTACATTTTTAAGGTTTAGTGGAAAAGGGATATGTTCAagtgttatttatttttgtgtgcATTGCCTGGAGACTTTAGCAGAGTGTATTTTTGAAGACAAGAGATCTTGGCTGGACAGAGGTTAGGAAGAGTATTTTGGCATGGGCAGACATGAGCAGATTATATCAATCCTTTGGGGAGATGGTGAGGGTGGCCGACTTTATTTAACCCATAAACAGCAGTGACTGGGAGTTGATGAgcgtgaggaggagggggggcctGAGGAGGGTATTTCTCTCCTGAGGGGACTGTGTGCGGGTTCAATTGCACTATCCTCCGAGTACGGGTCTAGAGGTGTATCTTTCCCCTTAacatgaagaggagagagggagttgaTGGATGTATTTTCCCATGACAGTCGATGGGCCTGCGCAACCCCTCAGCGgacagtgagagtgagtgagctgAGTGGTGTATGATCTCCTCGGGACTGGAGAGTGAGTCACGGCGAGTAGTTTACCATGtaagaggagcaggagagaatgagagttgATGGTTGTATCTCACGCCTGAGATTGGGGAGAGTGTTGTTACCCTCCATAGGTCCAGGCGGCCATGAGAGGCACTGGGGAGGGTCAGTCGCTGCCCGGCTCTAAATTACCCTGATTTATATGGAAATGATGAGTGGTGTTTTCAGTCACCCTGAATAGCCCGCACCATAACTCAGCCACTCTGCCCGAACGGTGCCACCTGCCCACGGTGGTCAGCTCATACAGTGAGTTAAGCACTACTGGGACCAGGGTCTCTCCCACTCaccatccatctctccctccctccctttttctttctccctcatcatctctctcactctctctctcttgctctctctctcacttgctctctctctctcttgctctttctctacCAGCCAGGCATAAATTTGTCCTTGAGAGCAGGAGGGTCCTTGAGACCCTCTTGCTCGTCACACATGCAGGCATTTCTTGTAAAGCCAGCAAAAGGTTAACATAGCTGTGTGGAACTAAGGGGGGGCCAGACCAATCCAGCCTcctcccccccttccctccctccctcatgcaCAGACTTTTACAAGGCTTTAGCATACCAGTCTTGTGCatgccagtaaacctgctttggATTGAATATTGCAAGTGAGATGGAagaaaaaattctgaaaatgtTTGGTCTTACTATGCACAATattgcactttcaaaataatcTAGAAGTTAAAACACGTACAATTTTCTTGCGATAAGTCATTAACTACTGAGGAAATGTGTTGCATTGATTCATGCAAAGGGACTACAGATATCAAATCATCTGAAGAGATCTCTTTGGTTTTATTAGCAGTCACATTGTTCCTGACTAACTGCCTCCCCATGACAGCCCAAACCAATCCTGGTTCTGTGTCCAGTAGTGGTCTGCATACCAGGCACTGGTAAAGGGGAGTGATGGGGTGATTATGAGGGGAGTATTTACAGGTGTGTCATAAAAATCTCCAGGTTGTAGGAATGACCAGGGGCCTCGATAGGGTCTGCAGGGGGACATTGTGGAGTTTATGGCATTGTCAATGTCAGTGCCCCAAGGATGGTTTGAAGTTAAAAGCTTTATGACGCCACACCACTGCCTTGTTCTCTGACgacacagacacaagctcaGACACAAACAGATCCCGTAGCCCTGGAAACGACCTTGACCGTATAGGGATCTTTTAGTTCTTTAAGTTTTTGtctgagaatttttttttttctttccccacACAGGTCTCAGATGACACAAACATCATGTTCATTAACACCATACACAACAACAATTCAGACATTGTCACTAGAAGTTATGTCAATATCACCTTTGGGTGCCGTTACCCTGTCAATTATATGGTCCAGCAGCCCAACGGTGAGAACATGGTCAGAGTGGACGTCAGGTGAGTTGCCTGAACATCAGCCGGAGTGTTACACCAGgtcatattcatattcatattattACTAATCCTAACCTTACTTACACTGTGATTTAACTAATTAATGACTATTAATCATAACAAATTAATTAAGTGCCAAGAACCCAAGGCTACTCAAAATAATGTGGGGCTATTGGAATTTTTTTCTGCTTGAAATGTCTTAATTAGGCCACTCTTCCCCAACGGCTATTCCAAGCAGCACTACAGACATGCTCTTTCTCTGGGATTTCTCAGTGAGACTCAAAATCAGTGATCTGAGAGTCAGATCATAGATCTGTCTAGAGTGTCAGTCAAACACTGATTACCTGGATAGTGTGgtggaaaggaagagagaagcaTTTTTTCCAGTGTTTGGCCATTttccatagatagatagatggatggatggatggatggatggatggatggatggatggatggatggatggatggatggatggatagatggatggatggatggatagatagatagatagatagatagatagatagatagatagatagatagatagatagatagatagatagatagatagatagatagatagatagatagatagatagatatttgaGAATTTATGAAAACTATGCCGCAAGGAGAAGAAAATGCATTACAGGTATCTTCCCCCTTCAGGACCATTACACTGAACACCGAGGATGGCAACTTCTCTGTGGCCATGTTGCTATATAAAGACCAGGACTTCCTGGACAAATGGACTACAGTGCCCTCCCTTGGACTTGATGACAATATCTATGTCAAAGTTTTTATGGTTGGTCACATTTTCACTTCTTCTCAAGCACACTCTATGATTGGTTGTTTTGCTTAGCCTTAGGCAAAATCCTCAAGGTCCAGAATCTTCTTTGTATAGCCATTTTAGCATTTTAATTAAACTTTCTAAAATATTTTTCAGCCTAGCCTCTTTTTTTCCAGCTATAAATCTTTTAGCAGCTGGCAGCAAATGcaatatggaa
It encodes:
- the si:dkeyp-110a12.4 gene encoding pancreatic secretory granule membrane major glycoprotein GP2 isoform X2: MTLVTLALAGCLLALRISVLAAQLEQEMEDLNETVLCTNDQIEVIIPSAFFLNKVPPVYVWDLHLNDPECRGVQIGDNYVFSIKTNLTDCGTLTVSDDTNIMFINTIHNNNSDIVTRSYVNITFGCRYPVNYMVQQPNGENMVRVDVRTITLNTEDGNFSVAMLLYKDQDFLDKWTTVPSLGLDDNIYVKVFMIPAHLTLHLERCWATPTSDPYSNIQYSFIHESCPVPGSESTLDVLKNGQGPDAMFRIQMFKFVGSSYTDVFLHCNVQICPSPAGVCQPNCSGEEASSRTRRDVTMSHTVSYGPIRRLLANSDHTGLNSKTDISLESVVLGSLLLVLLLVTGVFVRLWHRSRRSYPPNDAQLTLSNIHRLSEVAS
- the si:dkeyp-110a12.4 gene encoding pancreatic secretory granule membrane major glycoprotein GP2 isoform X1 produces the protein MTLVTLALAGCLLALRISVLAAQLEQEMEGSAAQPEGEEDLNETVLCTNDQIEVIIPSAFFLNKVPPVYVWDLHLNDPECRGVQIGDNYVFSIKTNLTDCGTLTVSDDTNIMFINTIHNNNSDIVTRSYVNITFGCRYPVNYMVQQPNGENMVRVDVRTITLNTEDGNFSVAMLLYKDQDFLDKWTTVPSLGLDDNIYVKVFMIPAHLTLHLERCWATPTSDPYSNIQYSFIHESCPVPGSESTLDVLKNGQGPDAMFRIQMFKFVGSSYTDVFLHCNVQICPSPAGVCQPNCSGEEASSRTRRDVTMSHTVSYGPIRRLLANSDHTGLNSKTDISLESVVLGSLLLVLLLVTGVFVRLWHRSRRSYPPNDAQLTLSNIHRLSEVAS